The Aeoliella mucimassa genome includes the window ATCGTGCGAGTGGATTGCTCCTGTCACCGCTTATTTCGCGGTAGACGAATAGGATTCACGAACAGTTATTGGGAGGCGGTTGCTCATTGTCCTCGGGAAGCCGCAGGTCTTGTCTGGTGGGGGGCACGCTGGCGAACCCTTGCGGTGATGTAGGGTAGCATCAGGAGGGAGAGCATGACCAAGTGGAAGAAGGTGGCTGTTGCGTTTGCCTCACCAGCGGCAATCAACGCACCAACGGTGAAAAGGATCAGTCCCTTGTGTCCCAGTTGCGGTCTGATGAAATATGCCCCTGCGGATAGCGCCATTCCCAAGCAAAGCAGTTGGGGCACGGCAGACACGGTGCCTGCATCACCGCGAATGTCAATCGCGGCGTAACGCACAAGTGATATGGAACACAGCACAAGATACAATGCTGCGATCGCTGTAATGTACCAGATTCTCTCATTATTGTTCATTAGTGCATACTTACTAGCGAACGCTATGTACTTCAGCGAGACGGTGTGAGCTCTCCGTTTGAATGGCGCTCGACTGCGGACAATCAGAGCTTCATTGTGACAGAAGTGGAGCTGCAGCTCCGGTCGAGCATCCAGAACTATAGCTTCATCTATTTCAGGGATAAGGAATACGATTTCCCGTCCCACTGATACAGGTTCACGCTCTCGGCACGGTTATATACGCCACCAACATCATGAATGGTTAGGTCATCATCGAGTGTGTAGCTATCTCCTACAGTCGCAACTATGTGTCCGTGCGCGCCTCCAACCTTGGGCAACATCATCACACATTGACGCGAATCAACGTGATCGACTAACACGGTTACTTCGGTAACGTGGAGATTGGTATTGGGGTCGTATTCGGAATGGCAGCCGTTGCGGTCTCCGTGACCATCCCTTAGCGTCGCAAAATGCTCATCGACACTTTCGACCCGATACGCCATTAGCTTCACACGATCGGTATCCAAAACGGACTGTGCGATCACGCGGAACTGACCACGAGGAACTGCCGTGGGCACGTGCGTAGTTTCATATCGAGACAAAGACGCCTGTGCCTGTGTCAAATGTTGGTGCTGCACGAACAAGGCCAGCCCCATCGTTATGAATGCTGTCGCAGCAATCATCCCGCGTAGGGACAACTTGGGAAGCAGACGCTGCCCCTTGTTCGTGGGATCTGGAGTTTCTGTTGAGGCCAACGGTGTACTCATGCTTTAACTCCTGGAAGTAGCAGAATCTACACGCGCGTTATAGGTAATTCGCTTGCCCTAGTTGGATATTGGGGGGTATTGCAGACTTTTGCAAAACGCGGCCAGTACGATTGATTCACTCTTTGAGGTCGAGTAGTTCGCAGCACCGCTGCTATCGCGTTGCTTTGCCAAAGGCGATGCGAGAAACGCTTCGAGTTCCTTTACTGCTGCAAGGGAAGAATCGACGGACGCTTTCTTCGGCGCCTCATGTTTTCTTTGTGCGTTAGGCGGGCAACCGCCCGCCCCTCTCTCGCTTTCGGTAGTGCGAGCCGTCTATTGATCAGCTTCGTGCTACTGCACAAGAGCATCGATCTCACAGCCCGACCGAATTCAAACAGAGGCGAGCCCTTAGTTCACAGGGCCTGATGGCCCCCCCGAACACACCACACATCAACTTGATTGATGAAGTGCCCTGGCTAACGCCGCCAGCCTGCACTTGATCTCCCGGGAACGGGATAGCGTATACGTATCCAATTTACTATGGCTGTATTATCGATGCCAATACATGTGGCCGCAAGGGTTGCGATGGTTCCTGCCTCAATGGTCGATTTCATAAGAATCGAACATTTTGCATGTGAAAGCGGCGCCAACGCACTCTCACGAGGCTCGTCACGACCGCTGGCGTTGGATCCCAATTCGCTCATTTCAACAACTCGCTAATTGATTGAGGTTGCATCGGTCTCAGCAAGTTCACCCGGTCGCCAACTCGCACACTTTGCACTTTTCCCAGACTAAAATGGGGTCATCTGTGCAGCTGGCGTCAGCTGCCTGACGTCACCCCAGAGTGACAGGAGGTTCAGCAGGAGGCCGATTTTGGCCATCGGCTGGCGGAGCCAAGAAGGAAGCATGTGCCGACGGTCTGGAGCTGTCACCATGTCTCACAGCTTTGAACCCGTCGCCGCCAAATACCTGGCCGCCAAGAAGCTCTCGTCCGGCACCTGCAAGGAGTACCGGGGCACCGTCACCAAGTGGGCCTCCTGGGGCAAAGGAGTCGATGTCGATCAGATCGGCAGGAGCCACCTGCGAGAATTCCTCGACTGGGTCCACGAGAAGGCAACCGCAAACGGCGGATCGAATGCCGGACGCGCGGCCAACAAGTCCCGCGAGAACTTGCGGGTGATCCTGTCATGGGCCTGGGAGCAGGACTATCTGGAGAAGCTGCCGAGATTCCCAAAGCCGAAGCCGCAGCGTAACGTCGCCGGACGTCATTATCTTACGACGCCGATCTAAATGCTCTTTACTTTGCGACGTACGAGCTTGAGCGGCCGCGGGGTTGGAAGCAAACGCTGACAGTCGGCCATTACTGGCGAGCCGCCCTGGCTTTTTCTTCAACTATGGTGTCGACACTGGAACGGTATTTAATACCGCGGCCTTCCACGATCCCATCCTGTGGCGCCCCGAGCCACCGAACGGCCAAGGCAAAGACTCTCGCTACGGCTGGCTCTACTACCGACGTGTAAAAACGAAGAAGCAGTTCTATCGACCGATGAACCAAGTGGTGAACGTGCATCTCAAGAGCCTTCGCCCGGAGGTGCTCCAGCCGGGGCAGTCAGTATTCGACTGCGGCAGTTCTCGCCCAAACGAGCAGTTTCAACGACTCTGTACCCTGGCGGGCGTCAAGCCGAAACACGATGTCGAGACGGGCGAAGAGAAGCTCTGGGTCCTGAAGGACCTGAGGAAGACCTGTACGACGTACTACGACGAGCACATGCCTTAATCTTCGATCGAGATTCTCGGGCATTCAGTCGGTGGCGTCACCTACCGGCACTATGCCCACCGGGCCCACTCGCGTTCAAAGCGATCATATCGCAGCCCCAGCCAACGGCGTTCACCGCACTGGTGCATGGCTTTGACGGTGAGTGTCCCTGCTGTCGAAGGAAATTCCGGCAGGCATAGAACTTTGCCGGCGGGGCGCTTCCCAGAATAGCCGCAGAGGTGTTGACGCCGGCCAGCCAACTCTGCGGCTCGGTCAGACCGCTAACTCGCTGAAACTGGTCCAACCTCAGCCAGATCATGCGTCGTAGAAGTTAAATCGGATCTTATTCCGCAGCCGAACGACAATTACATCGTTGGTGTGCTCAGTTGACAAACCTCAAGGATCCTGACTGCTTGTGAGATCGGCTCAATGCCAATAGGGGAGAAGTATCCCTGCTGGGACAGTGCTATGAATGTGGCTTGAGCGGTTACGTCTTTGATAACTCCAGTCCCCTGGAATCTTTTGTCCGTGTGATCAGCTTGAGTACTGCTGCAATCGCACGGTCGACTTTATCGCTTAGGCATCAAGACGACATTTTCCAGCTGCCTGACAGAAGAAAAATCCCCCTTTCAACACTCGAACCATGCCCGACTACTTGCTGACAGGATCGAACAACCGCATGTGGCACAATGCCATCGAAAGATAACAAGTGATGCAGAACAGCAAAGACCAACTCGAGGGTTCGGGCACGGCAGTTGCATCCGTAGATTCACTCCGGAAGGCTGCATGCTGTGAGGCGGCTTCCAGCAAGCAGCGAAACTTGGCGAAGTCGCCAAGATCATGTAGGCCATTGCCATTGAGATCACCAGCTCGCATCGCTTCGTCAGAAGAGAGGTGTGACAACTCGGTCCGTTGGTGAGCGACGAAAGGATCCCAATCTAATAAATTCACAACGCCATCACCATTGAAGTCTCCCAGTACATCGATAACGGGACGATGCTGGTATTCTCGCAGACCATTCTTCTCTAGGTACTTCAACAGTTGAGCAGAGTTGTCCGTTTGAATGATGGTTGCCCCCTTATCAACGAGCCATCCCCATGATCCATCGGCATCTCCATCAATTGCGATGGCGTCGTGGTGTCCCCCATCCAAGCTTGCCCAAAGTGAGTTAATCCAGAGGTGCGTATCGAGTTGCTCGGCAGTGCTTAGTATAGTTTTGCTGAGCATCGATGTTTCATCGTTGCTAAAGATAATCTCCACAGCGGGCGGAGTATGACTGTTTAAGGTGGATAGCAGTGAGGCCTCATTCCGGTTGCTGACGATCGGCATATAGATGATGGTGTCGTCCGGATATTGCTGTCGAACTGCCGCGACTTGCTCAGGCGTCGCTCCCCCTTTAAAAATAGCATGGTCCACTGTGCCGGTGTCGCGAAGCACGTTCATCACGCGCGCCATTAGCTCCGCATTCGTGATGTCCACCTTGTCTAGATTAACCATCACGTGCCCATTCGCTGCCCGCATCACTTGCTCCAAGGTAGGCACTAGCTCATTGCTAGCCTCGCCATCTGGACCTAATAAACGCAGATTGAATACCTGTTCCAACGTTAACGACGAGACATTGCCACTTCCCGTAGTCGTGCGGTTAACACTGGTATCATGCATGGCTACAAGTCCGCCATCTGCGGTCATGCGGATGTCGATTTCTACAATGTCGACGCCAAGCCGGATTGAGTTTTGAATGGCAGCCAACGAATTTTCAGGATACATCACAGAGCCGTTAGCGATGTAACCGCCGCGGTGAGCAGCCACCATCACATAACCATCGCCGACTCGATCAAAGATCTCCAGAGTATCAATCTCCACTCCTGATGCAGTGGGTAGACACCCTGCAAGGCCGAAGGTGGTTAGCAGGAGAACAATACGAGAGACTTGGGGCACAACCATAAGCACCCGACCGTCAAGGACAACTTGTTTCAGCATCGATTCAGATCGTTGTTTGGGGTTGGAGTTTCGATAAGTGATCACCTTTGAGGCCTGGTAGACTACCCCGAACTCAGTGCGAGATAGCTGGAGCAGGAGGTTCTGGAGGAATCAAGCACTCTTTGATTGAATCAAGTGAGCGTGCCAAGACCACGTCCGCATAGAACCATGCGGGGGCGTCCTTTGCATTGGCCAATCGGATACGGTCGAATTGAACATCATTGGCGGTGACATCCATACTCGGAGGCGTCACATCAACCCGGTCCAATGGACAATCGAGCCAAGTGCGAATGCGGTCATTGCCTTCTTGAAACGAGATGCAAACAACCCAAGTATGCACGCCCTGGTCAATGGTGCCCGACTGGAAAGATTGACTCTGGGTGCTCTTAGAAAACAGGTGACGCTCCCTTTTCGAACCGATATAGGTAGCAATCACAAACTTATCAGAATCATCGGTGGCACCAAAAATCACCGACTCCTCATTGCGGTCCACATCACCATACATCAACGAAAGGCCGGCGAACCGCCCAGTCATAGGGCTCAGTGACTGAGTTTTCCAAGTGAGCCACATTTCAGTCGCGTCAGCACCAACAAGTTCGCTAGGATTTAGCAATCCAGTTGAAGCAGCACGTCCCCCTTTAGCGATCATCACATCCAGAAAAACCGCCCCCCCTGATCCTATGTAAACTCCCTCGACATTTCGCTTGTAGTTCATCCTGACATCGCCATCGGCACGAGGTGGATGCATTCCTACGCTCGTGAGATGTCCCCGGACAGGATTACTAAACGTGGCATGGGCAACCAGACCGCCAATTCGCCGCCGTCGGTACCACTCAAGCAGTTGAGCAGCTTCTTGAGAACCGTGACGCGCTTCTTCGATCAGTTCGATTTCACTGTCGCGAACGAATTGGCGGTCGTCCGATATAGTTCGACTAGCGGTATGTGATTTAACCGTGCCGGTGGCAAAGTCACCAACCATTCCCCTGGGCAGTCTGA containing:
- a CDS encoding site-specific integrase, with the protein product MSHSFEPVAAKYLAAKKLSSGTCKEYRGTVTKWASWGKGVDVDQIGRSHLREFLDWVHEKATANGGSNAGRAANKSRENLRVILSWAWEQDYLEKLPRFPKPKPQRNVAGRHYLTTPI
- a CDS encoding glycerophosphodiester phosphodiesterase family protein is translated as MITYRNSNPKQRSESMLKQVVLDGRVLMVVPQVSRIVLLLTTFGLAGCLPTASGVEIDTLEIFDRVGDGYVMVAAHRGGYIANGSVMYPENSLAAIQNSIRLGVDIVEIDIRMTADGGLVAMHDTSVNRTTTGSGNVSSLTLEQVFNLRLLGPDGEASNELVPTLEQVMRAANGHVMVNLDKVDITNAELMARVMNVLRDTGTVDHAIFKGGATPEQVAAVRQQYPDDTIIYMPIVSNRNEASLLSTLNSHTPPAVEIIFSNDETSMLSKTILSTAEQLDTHLWINSLWASLDGGHHDAIAIDGDADGSWGWLVDKGATIIQTDNSAQLLKYLEKNGLREYQHRPVIDVLGDFNGDGVVNLLDWDPFVAHQRTELSHLSSDEAMRAGDLNGNGLHDLGDFAKFRCLLEAASQHAAFRSESTDATAVPEPSSWSLLFCITCYLSMALCHMRLFDPVSK
- a CDS encoding FecR domain-containing protein; this translates as MCSPEELFSARLDGRQLSDEEAIEVRKWIAADVRNAARAVELSNLHSLLDESLSILSIGMSDVLPEQEAKQLLDKALQGMELVKSRQAKASPVGLTSYTITWISLAVAASLLLVVGSLLYYSDDPQLASNDTATTPLAPPAPIEARTYSPSEGTAIIENQQVDDPDVSPIALIDTRIGDIWDSSPPIQGTGVLSGTVYQLQKGLVRVRMPSGTTVVCEAPCVFSFADTEHLNLMNGRVAIETSQAHDITVHTPEETIRDIGTEFGVGLGPDRRLVVAVYNGEVVVGDEGEKQVRLPRGMVGDFATGTVKSHTASRTISDDRQFVRDSEIELIEEARHGSQEAAQLLEWYRRRRIGGLVAHATFSNPVRGHLTSVGMHPPRADGDVRMNYKRNVEGVYIGSGGAVFLDVMIAKGGRAASTGLLNPSELVGADATEMWLTWKTQSLSPMTGRFAGLSLMYGDVDRNEESVIFGATDDSDKFVIATYIGSKRERHLFSKSTQSQSFQSGTIDQGVHTWVVCISFQEGNDRIRTWLDCPLDRVDVTPPSMDVTANDVQFDRIRLANAKDAPAWFYADVVLARSLDSIKECLIPPEPPAPAISH